The Aphelocoma coerulescens isolate FSJ_1873_10779 unplaced genomic scaffold, UR_Acoe_1.0 HiC_scaffold_182, whole genome shotgun sequence genome segment ttggggtctgggcggtgcccaaacccccctgttcccgagatttttggggtctggCGGTGCCCAACCCCCCCtgttcccgggattttgggggtccgggCGTGCCCAACCCCCCCTGTTCCCgagatttttggggtctgggggtgcccaaacccccctgttcccgggatttttggggtctgggagtgcctaaatcccttttttcctggattttcggGGTCTAAATTCTCTTCAACCCTCCTGATCCCGGGATTTTGAGGCTCTGGAAGTgcccaaatccccttttccctggatttttggggtctgggcATGTCCCGAGCCCCCCTgttcccaaaatttggggaacTGGGGAGTCTCACATcctcttttcccaggattttcgGGGTCTGAGCATTTCTAAACCCCCCcgttcctgggatttgggggctctggGAGTGCCTAAATCCCTTTTCCCCGTGATTTTTGGGTTCTGGGAATGCCCTAACCCCTGTTTTTCCAGGATCTGGGGGCTCTGGAAGTGCCCAAATCCCTTTATtcttgggttttggggtctgggtGTGTCCCGAACCCCCCTgttcccaaaatttggggaacTGGGGAGTCTCACATCctctttttccaggatttttggggtctggctgttcccaaacccccccgatcccaggattttggggctctgggAGTGcctaaatcccttttttcctggaCTTTTGGGGTCTAGGTATTCCCAAAGCGCTACttttccaggattttggggctctgggAGTGCTTAAATCACTTTTTTCcgtgatttttggggtctggtTGTGTCCCAACCCCcctgttcccaggattttggggctctcgGAGTGtccaaatccctttttttcctggatttttggggtctagGTTCTCCTCAACCCCCCTGATCCCGGGATTTTGAGGCTCTGGAAGTGCCCAAATCCCTTTATtcctgggtttttggggtctgggcGTGTCCCGACCCCCCCCgttcccaaaatttggggaacTGGGGAGTCTCACATCCtcttttcccgggattttgggggctgggCGAGCCCAAACTTCTCTTTTTCCACCATTTTGGGGTCTGGGCGtgtcccaaacccccctgatcccgggatttgggggctccagGAATGCCCAAATCCCtattttccatcatttttgGGGTCGGAGCATCCCCAAAATCgccttttccatcattttttcCTCCCGGATCTGCCCAATCCCAGCATTTTTTCCAACTGGAACTCCCCcaaactctccttttccccagaaTTTCAGGATCTGGCACCACCCAATTCCagattttcctgggatttcgAGTACAAACCCCCAATTTCTCAGGATTTCGAGTAGAAACTGCaaattttcctgggatttcGAGTAGAAACCCCCAATTTTCTCAGGTTTTCAAGCAAAACCCCCtaattttcctgggattttgagCAGAAACTCCcaattttcctgggattttgagTACAAACCCCCAATTTCCCAGGATTTCAACTAgaaatccccaattttcccaggatttcaaGCAAAACCCCCcaattttcctgggattttgagcagaaccccccaaatttctTGGGATTTTGAGCAGAAACTCCCaattttcctgggatttcaaccaaaaacccccaatatCCCAGGATTTCGAGtacaaacccccaaatttcccaggattttgagCAGAACTCCCcaattttcctgggattttgagCAGAACCCCCcaattttccagggattttgagTACAAACCCCCAATTTTCCTGTGATTtcaaccaaaaacccccaatatCCCAGGATTTCGAGtacaaacccccaaatttcctggGATTTCGAGTAGAAACCCCCTcaattttcccaggattttgagcagaaacccccaaatttctcaAGATTTCGAGtacaaacccccaaatttcccaggattttgagCAGAACTCCCCAAATTTCTTGGGATTTTGAGCAGAAACTCCCAATTTCCCTGGGATTTCGAGTACAAACCCcaattttcccaggattttgagTAGaaatccccaatttccccaaGATTTCGAGTACaaacccccaattttcccaggatttcgAGTAGAAACCCCCTcaattttcccaggattttgagcagaaacccccaaatttctcaAGATTTCGAGTACAAACCCCCAGATTTCCCGGGAATTTCAAGTACAAACCCCCAATTTCCCGGGATTTCAAGTACAAACCCCCAATTTCCCGGGATTTCAAGTAcaaccccccaattcccccggGAATTTCAATGACAAACTCCCAATTTCCCGGGAATTTCAAGTAcaaccccccaattcccccggGAATTTCAATGACAAACTCCCAATTTCCCGGGAATTTCGAGTACAAACCCCCAATTTCCCGGGAATTTTCCCTCCCTGACCGCCCGAATTCCCGGGCTCTCCTCTCTCCGCCCACCCCCAGTGCGCCACAGCATCATCCAGATGGAATATTACCAGAAATCCCTGGACCTGAGCGTCGACGGCGGCGAGTTCATGTTCGACTTCGACGGCGACGAGATCTTCCACGTGGAGAAGGAGGAGACGATCTGGAGGCTgccggaattccaggaattcGCCAGCTTCGAGGCGCAGGGAGCGCTCCAGAACCTGGCCATCGACAAGCAGAACCTGGAGAATTCCATGGCCGCCTACAAccattcccaaattcctgctggtaccaaggggggggggggaaggggagcgaaaaattcccttaaaacccaccccaaatcccctggaaAATTCTGTGAAGAATTCCTCAAAATCCCCCTCGAAATCCCTCTAAAATTGCCcctaaaatcctccaaaatccctctAAAAttgcccccaaaatcctccaaaatccctctAAAattgccccccaaatcccccaaaatccccctaaaatttcccccaaaattcccctaaaatccccctaaaattcccccaaaatccccctaaaattccccccaaaatccccctaaaattccccccaaattttccccaaaatccccctaaaattccccccaaaatccccctaaaattcccccaaaatcctccaaaatccccctaaaattccccccaaaattcccctaaaatccccctaaaattgcccccaaaatccccctaaaattcccccaaaatccctctaaaattcccccaaaatccccctaaaatccccctaaaattccccccaaaatccccctaaaattcccccaaaatccccctaaaattccccccaaaattcccctaaaatccccctaaaattccccccagaattgcccccaaaatccccctaaaattccccctaaaattcccccaaaatcccccctaaaatccccctaaaattcccccaaaatccccctaaaattcccccaaaatccccctaaaatccccataaaatccctctaaaattccccccaaaattcccccaaaatcccccccaaatttcccctaaaatccccctaaaatccccctaaaattcccccaaattcctcctaaaattcccccaaatccccctaaaatccccccaaattccccccaaatcccgcttTTCCCCCTCGGGAATTCCGCGTCCCCTCCCGGCCCCGTTGTCCCCTCGGTGTCACCCCAATAaagatgggggggggggtgattGGCACCcgcagggatttttggggactgggaattccagagggatcccagagggaatttgggggtttggggggggttgatTCAATTCCAGAGGGGTTTACCCCAATTCCAGCGGGATTGGAAACAATTCTGGATGAATCCATCCCgttttcccaccctttcccaccccaaatcccattttctcaACCCAAATCCAATttctcccaccccaaatcccactttttccccatttcccctctccaaatcccatttccccaccccaaattccattttttcccatttccctccccccaaaccattatccccattttcccaccccaaatcccatttcccccctccaaatcccattttccccccattttccccacccaaatcccattttttctccatttcccccaccccaaaccccattttatCCCCATCTTCCaacccccaatcccattttatccccatttccccacctcaaatcccatttttccccaccccaaatcccatttttccccattttcccaccccaaatcccacttttccccaccccaaatcccatttttccccattttcccaccccaaatcccattttatccccattaccccaccccaaactccattTATCCCtattttcccaccccaaaccccatttcccccaccccaaatcccattttacccccattcccccaccccaaatcccattccccCTCACCAagtcccattttttccccattttttcccattttatccccatttccccaccccaaaccccattttatccccattttctcacccccaatcccattttcccccctccaaATCCCATTTATCCCCAttatcccaccccaaaccccatttcccccaccccaaaccccattttatCTCCATtaccccaccccaaaccccattttttccccattttttcccatttcatccccatttccccaccccaaaccccatttcccccaccccaaaccccattttatccccatttcccccccattttcccccattttatccccattcccccaccccaaaccccattttatccccatttccccccatttttccccattttatccccattcccccaccccaaaccccattttacccccatttccccccatttttccccattttatccccattcccccaccccaaaccccattttatccccatttcccccaccccaaaccccatttccccaccccaaaccccattttcccaccccaaaccccatttcccccaccccaaactccattttatccccatttcccccaccccaaaccccattttcccccatttccccaccccaaaccccatttcccccaccccaaccccattttatccccatttccccccattttcccccattttacccccatttccccaccccaaaccccattttttccccattttccccccatttttccccattttacccccattcccccaccccaaaccccattttatccccatttccccccattttcccccattttacccccatttccccaccccaaaccccattttatccccattttccccccatttccccccattttccccccattcccccaccccaaaccccattttttccctctcttccctcccgcccgcagTCCCTCCGGAGATCTCGGTGTTCCCCAAGCACCCGGTGGACCCGGACGAGCCCAACATCCTCATCTGCCACGTCACCAACTTCTGGCCGCCCGTGCTGGGAGTGACGTGGCTGCGGAACGGGGTCCCGGAATCCCGGGGGGTGCTGGAGACCCCCTTTTACCCGGGAAGGGAGAATTCCTTCCGCAAGTTCTCCTACCTGCCCTTCATCCCCAGCGCCGGCGATTATTACGACTGCCAGGTGGAGCACGAGGGGCTGGAGCGGCCCGGGAGGATGCACTGGGGtgaggaaatggggaaaaatgggggaaaaatgggatttggggtgaaggaaatgggatttggggtggggaaaatggggaaaaatgggatttggggtgagggaaatggggaaaaaatgggatttggggtggagcaCGAGGGGCTGGAGCGGCCCGGGAGGATGCACTGGGGTGAGAggattggggggaaatggggaaaaatggggaaaaatggggaaaaaatgggatttggggtgaaggaaatgggatttggggtgaaggaaatgggatttggggtggggaaaatggggaaaaatgggatttggggtgaaggaaatgggatttgggggtggggaaaaaggggtggAGCACGAGGGGCTGGAGCGGCCCGGGAGGATGCACTGGGGTGAgaggaatgggggaaaatgggggaaaatgggggaaaaatgggatttggggtgaaggaaatgggatttggggtggggaaaatggggaaaaatgggacttGGGGTGaaggaaatgggatttggggtgggaggaatggggaaaaatgggggaaaaatgggatttggggtgaaggAAATGGGATctggggtggggaaaatggggtgGAGCACGAGGGGCTGGAGCGGCCCGGGAGGATGCACTGGGGTGAgaggaatggggggaaatgggggaaaaatgggatttggggtgggggaaatgggatttggggtggggaaaatggggaaaaatgggacttGGGGtgagggaaatggggaaaaaatgggatttggggtggagcaCGAGGGGCTGGAGCGGCCCGGGAGGATGCACTGGGGTGAGAggattggggggaaatggggaaaaatggggaaaaatggggaaaaaatgggatttggggtgaaggaaatgggatttggggtgaaggaaatgggatttggggtggggaaaatggggaaaaatgggatttggggtgaaggaaatgggatttgggggtggggaaaaaggggtggAGCACGAGGGGCTGGAGCGGCCCGGGAGGATGCACTGGGGTGAgaggaatgggggaaaatgggggaaaatgggggaaaaatgggatttggggtgaaggaaatgggatttggggtggggaaaatggggaaaaatgggacttGGGGTGaaggaaatgggatttggggtgggaggaatggggaaaaatgggggaaaaatgggatttggggtggggaaaatggggaaaaaatggggaaaatggggggaaaatggggaaaaatgggatttggggtgaaggAAATGGGACttggggtgggaaaatggggaaaaaatggggggaaatgggactGGGGCTGGGAAAAGTGGgtaaaaatgggattgggggtgggaaaaatgggatttcggCTGAGaaaaatgggggatttggggttggaaaatggcagaaaaatgggattgaggggtttggggcgtggaaaactgggatttgggtggggaaaatgggggatttggggtctgaaAATGGcggaaaaatgggattggggggtttggggcgtggaaaactgggatttgggtggggaaaatgggggatttggggtcagaaaatggggaaaaatgggatttggggtttggggagtggaaaactgggatttgggtggggaaaatgggggatttggggtggggaaaaGGCAGAATTGGGGGAATATGAGGTGGGAATGCGGCgggaatgggctgggattgGAAAAGAGGCTCAGGGTCAGGAAAAAGGGTccgggatgaggaggaggacgaggaaggaTTTGGGAACGTCGGGATCGTCTCCCCTCCCCCCGTTTcccagaaccccaaatcccggcgcCGGTGTCCGAGGCCACGGAGACGGTGATCTGCGCCCTGGGATTGGCCGTCGGCATCGTCGGCATCGCCGCCGGCACCATCCTCATCATCAAGGGGATGAAGCTCGGCCGCGCCCACGTGGAGCGCGGGATGCTCTGAGGGGCgcgtcccaaaatcccccggaatttcccccaaatccatcccgaAATCCCCATGGAAGTTCCTGCCCGTTTTCCCCTGGAATTCCCTCCGAATCCTCTCCAAAATTCCAGCTGAGAGTCATTGAAAGTTCACCTGAAATCCAGCCCGAGTCGCTCCCAGATTCCAGTCAAGATTCCCTGAAAATCCACGTAAAATCGGCCCAAAATTCCTTGGAAATCCACCCAAAGTTTATCcgaaattgggccaaaattccaTCAAAAATTCAggcaaattccacccaaaattcccataaaatcccctcaaaattccaCCCGAAATTCCTTTAAATTCCCCTCAAAATTCCATCTAAAATCGGCCCAAAATTCCCtggaaatccacccaaaatgcatccaaaattgggccaaaattccaccaaaaattcaccccaaattccatcAAAAATTCAgacaaattccacccaaaattcccataaaatcccctcaaaattccaCCTGAAATTCCTTTAAATTCCCCTCAAAATTCCATCTAAAATCGGCCCAAAATTCCCtggaaatccacccaaaatgcatccaaaattgggccaaaattccaccaaaaattcacccaaattccacccaaaattcccataaaatcccctcaaaattccaCCCGAAATTCCTTTAAATTGCCCTCAAAATTCCATCTAAAAttggcccaaaattccctggaaatccacccaaaattcatccaaaattgggccaaaattccatcaaaaattcaccccaaattccatcAAAAATTCAGACAAATTCCACcaaaattcccataaaatccctggaaaattcCACCTGAAATTCCTTTAAATTCCCCTCAAAATTCCATCTAAAATCGGCCCAAAATGCCCtggaaattcacccaaaattcatccaaaattgggccaaaattccaccagaaattcaccccaaattccatcAAAAATTCAgccaaattccacccaaattcccataaaatcccctcaaaattccaCCTGAAATTCCTTTAAATTCCCCTCAAAATTCCATCTAAAATTGGCCCAAAATTCCTTGGTAATCCACCCAAAATGCATCcaaaattgggccaaaattcatccaaaaattcacccaaaattccatcaaaaattccctccaaaattccaccaaaaattcaccccaaattccatcAAAAATTCAgccaaattccacccaaaattcccataaaatcccctcaaaattccccccGAAATTCCTTTAAATTCCCCTCAAAATTCCATCTAAAATCGGCCCAAAATTCCTTGGTAATCCACCCAAAATTCATCcaaaattgggccaaaattcacccaaaattccGTCAAAAATTGGCCTGAAATTCCGAAAAATTCCctgaaaaatccccccaaaattccctcaaaattccccccaaaattctccccaaaatccacccaaaattggCCTTGAATTGCCTCAAAATtggccccaaattccctcaaaattccaTCCAAAATTCCCTTAGAATCCCCCCAATTCCACCCAAAAGTCCACCAAAAttggcccaaaattccctgaaaaattccctgaaaaatccccccaaaattccttcgaaattccccccaaaattctccccaaaGTCCACCCAAAATtggccccaaattccctctaaatcccctcaaaattccctttaaatccacccaaaattctgtgaaaaattctgtgaaaaattccctgaaatattccccaaaatccccccaaaattcccttaaaatccaccccaaattagCCCCAAATTCCCTTAAAATCCTCTTAAAATCCCCttaaaattccctcaaaatcccctcaaaattcccttaaaatccccttaaaattcccttaaaatccacccaaaattccctgaaaaattccccaaattcccctaaaatcccccaaaattccccaaaaatcccccaaaattccccaaaatccccaaaatccccccaaatcccgcttTTCCCCCTCGGGAATTCTGCGTCCCCTCCCGGCCCCGTTGTCCCCTCGGTGTCACCCCAATAAAGACGGGGGGGGGCAGGGcggggctgtgggggaggggcggatcccaaatcccctcccccacccccccccttccctcaaTCCCCACTTTGGAATTTTctggcaacaaaaaaaaaattcggGATCGGCGTcagcgggggaggggaggggaaggggaggggaggggaggttgTGGCCctaaatggcccaaaatggaaccaaaacggccccaaaatggcccaaaaatgaTCCCAAATGGCTCcaaaatggtcccaaaatggcaccaaatggtcctaaaatggcaccaaaatgacccaaatggctcaaaatggccccaaaatggaaCCAAACGGTCCCAAAATGGAGCCAAATGgtcccaaaacggccccaaaacggccccagaATGGTCCCAAATAGcaccaaaatggcccaaaatggctcaaaatggccccaaaacagccccgaaatggccccaaaaggtccaaaaatggccccaaaatggctccaAATGGCTcaaaatggtcccaaaatggAACCAAACGGTCCCAAAATGGAGCCAAATGatcccaaaatggcaccaacgtgaccccaaaacagccccaaaatgacccaaacagtcccaaaatggccccaaaatggaaccaaaatggccccaaatggctccaaaatggccccaaaatggcaccaaatggtcctaaaatggcaccaaaatgacccaaatgTCTCAAAATGGCTCCAAAATGGAACCAAACggtcccaaaatggccccaaaatggctccaaaatggccccaaatggtcccaaaatggcaccaaaatggccccaaaatggcaccagaatggcccaaatggccccaaaatggcaccaaatggtcccaaaatggccccaaaatggtccaaaatggcctcaaattggCCCAAAAATGGCTCCAAAAAGGCCCAAAAATGGAACCAAATGGCCCCAAGTGGCCTCAAAATGGCTCCAAAATGGTTCCAAATGGTCCTaaaatggtcccaaaatggTCCTAAAATGGctccaaaatggccccaaatggctcaaaatggccccaaaatggaaCCAAACGGTTCCAAAATGGAGCCAAATGggcccaaaatggcaccaaagtgaccccaaaacagccccaaaatgacccaaaccgtcccaaaatggccccaaaatggaaccaaaatggccccaaatggaaccaaaatggccccaaaatggcccaaaatggaaccaaaatgaccccaaaacgaCCCCAAATGGctccaaaatggccccaaaatggcaccaaatggtcctaaaatggcaccaaaatggTCCCAAATGGctcaaaatggccccaaaatggaaCCAAACGGTCCCAAAATGGAGCCAAATggtcccaaaatggccccaaaaggtcccaaaatggcaccaaaatggtcccaaaatggccccaaaatggcaccaaatggcaccaaaatggccccaaatgatcccaaaatggaaccaaatggccccaaaatggtcccaaaactgccccaaaatggctccaaatggctccaaaatggccccaaaatggctcaAAATGACCCAGAAATGGCACCAAAAGGTcccaaaatggagcaaaatggtcccaaaatgaagccaaagtgaccccaaaacggccccaaaatgacccaaacagtccaaaaatggccccaaaatggaaccaaaatggcaccaaaatgacccaaaatggccccaaaatggcaccaaatggctcaaaatggccccaaaatggaaccaaatggccccaaaatggccccaaatggcccaaaatggctcaaaatggccccaaatggctccAAAATGGaaccaaatggccccaaaaggcTCCAAATGTctcaaaatggccccaaatggaaCCAAAGTGACTCCAacatggccccaaaatggcgccaaatgacccaaaatgacccctaAATGGTCCCAAATGGCCCGAAAATGGCCAAAATGGTCCCAAATGGctcaaaatggccccaaaatggcaccaaaacggccccaaatggCGCCAAAATGGCCCCAAGCGCCACCCGTCGGGCCCAGAACCCACCGTGACCTCCCCAAGATGGCGCCCACCTCATCCGTGCCCTCCCCCGGTGCCACCGGCGGGGTCCGTGACCTCCCCAAGATGGCGCCTGCCCCATCCGTGACCTCCCCAAGATGGCGCCCGCCCCATCCGTGACCTCCCCCCCACCAGCCGCCCCCGGTGACCTTCCCATCATGGCAGCACCGGAAGCGACCATAGAGAGCGCGGCCACACCATCCGCCGCTGGTGGGGGCGCTCTATCCTCCCAACTCTATGGTCGCTCCTCCagcatctctcttttttttccccttggatttttcccgtttttttttttcctcctccgaatctgttggggttttagttttgtcctcggttttttttctgttaattttctcccatatgcacgttgctaggggacaaatgaccgtacttaagaaagacaaaaccagCCCGTTTTTGGGGGgcggggtgggcctggctactctttgtttcacctgggcgtgttcgcagttcgctctcagcgtccggagagagaagctgcggagagaagagctgctggttcccgttttttcggcgtctttcctctctgctggaaacaacaccgggatcccaaggctgctttccctgccctgctggaggccgggccgtggccgcccgccccgctgctgcttcgagccttcgctgtgttgtagccgtgctcaccctgcctgcctgaacctccagggggttccccttttggatacatctcctctgccacccgggatttgtgtttgtccctgccgttccagcctgctgttccgggagtccaggaccggctgcccagcggtttgtgaagcctttgttccatccttcctgggatcccagggcaccagagcagccgcgtgctccccgagctcgctccggagcgccccctgcagccgcgggggaaccatcgcacctgccctgctcaccgggagccgccagcgatccctgtcggctgcgagcggaactgcacccgaggggaaatagcctgacagccgagaaggctgggactgggtttgggattgtttgctgttactgccagagttattgctgtttgtttgactggttatatatctatatctatatctatatctgtatctatatctatatctatctatatctatctcaatctatatctatatctatatctatccatatctatatctatatctatctctatttatatctatatctatctatatctatttatatctatatctatatctatctatatctacatctatatctatatttatatctatatctatatttatatctatctatatctatctatatctatatctatatctatatctatatctatctacatctatatctgtatctatatctatctatatctatatttatatctatctatatctatatctatctatatctatatctgcatctatatctgtatctatatctatctatatctatatctatatctatatctatatctatatttatatctatatatctatatctatatctatctaatCTATACATttatatctatatttatatctatatctatctatatctatatctatatctacatctatatctatatctatctatatctatctatatctatagctacatctatatctatctatatctatatctatctataactacatctatatctatatttatatctatatctatctatatc includes the following:
- the LOC138101011 gene encoding HLA class II histocompatibility antigen, DR alpha chain-like; its protein translation is MDGARSVPWLLLLLALSLPGLWGLQVRHSIIQMEYYQKSLDLSVDGGEFMFDFDGDEIFHVEKEETIWRLPEFQEFASFEAQGALQNLAIDKQNLENSMAAYNHSQIPAVPPEISVFPKHPVDPDEPNILICHVTNFWPPVLGVTWLRNGVPESRGVLETPFYPGRENSFRKFSYLPFIPSAGDYYDCQVEHEGLERPGRMHWEPQIPAPVSEATETVICALGLAVGIVGIAAGTILIIKGMKLGRAHVERGML